The genome window AAAAATACAGCCGGTCGCCGGGCTTCAAATCCTCGATACGCGCCACAGCCTTGCCGACCTTGTACTGCTCTGCGGCCGTCCGCGGAAGGTCCACGCCGATCTGCGCGAACAGCTCCTTCACGAAGCCGGAGCAGTCGATCCCGCTCTTCAGGTCGTTGCCACCCCACTTGTACGGCGTCCCCATGTACTTGTAGCTCATGGCGAGGACGGATTTCGCGTCGCCCGTAGGCAATCCCGTTCCTTTGGTCTTTTTCGGGATCGTCACGTTGTACGGCAGTCGCGCGATCTTGTCGTCGGGGATGAACCCGTGCTTCCCGTTTCGGAGCAGAACCTTGAGCCACCCTTCCTTCTCGTACGAGTTGATGACCAGGTACTCGAACGGCTTAACGTTGTAGTAAACGGTCGAGCGCGTGCTGGCCGTGCGATAGATCTTCGTCG of Armatimonadota bacterium contains these proteins:
- a CDS encoding C40 family peptidase, whose translation is MSVFAQDEERITLGKLGQATEATKIYRTASTRSTVYYNVKPFEYLVINSYEKEGWLKVLLRNGKHGFIPDDKIARLPYNVTIPKKTKGTGLPTGDAKSVLAMSYKYMGTPYKWGGNDLKSGIDCSGFVKELFAQIGVDLPRTAAEQYKVGKAVARIEDLKPGDRLYFWEEKRGLIGHTGIFMGFTAEGGAFFIHSSKGNKGVATDDLREPKWRKLLVAARR